From the Gramella sp. Hel_I_59 genome, one window contains:
- a CDS encoding lysophospholipid acyltransferase family protein produces MQGLVFWLVYPLLWLISILPFRIFYIFSDFIYFLVFRVIGYRRSTVQKNLRMVFPDKPSEELIRIEKVFYKHMCDMFLEMIKSISISNEEIQKRFKFTNLEVLRDIESRNKSIVLMCAHYASYEWIIALQLYGLKYKSFGIYKKIRNRYFDDMVRKIRSKLGGELVNTHKATKRIIQNEREGLRGNYAMIADQSPRLQRSNLWMKFMGISVPVFEGSEKLARGLDLNVIYLHVEKTGRGFYEATLVPITENAPEEPEHFITQKFFELLEKQIREKPEYYLWTHKRWKHRNEPVPEGATRVS; encoded by the coding sequence ATGCAAGGATTAGTTTTCTGGCTTGTTTACCCCCTACTCTGGCTTATATCCATTCTTCCGTTTCGTATTTTCTACATATTCTCAGACTTTATATATTTCCTGGTTTTTAGAGTCATTGGCTATCGCCGAAGTACTGTTCAAAAGAATCTAAGAATGGTGTTTCCTGATAAGCCTTCCGAAGAATTGATACGTATAGAAAAAGTTTTCTACAAGCATATGTGTGACATGTTTCTGGAAATGATCAAAAGCATCTCTATTAGTAACGAGGAAATTCAAAAGCGCTTCAAATTCACTAATCTTGAAGTTTTAAGAGATATTGAAAGCAGAAACAAGAGTATCGTCCTGATGTGCGCACATTATGCTAGTTATGAATGGATTATCGCGCTACAACTCTACGGACTCAAATATAAATCCTTCGGAATCTACAAGAAGATAAGGAACAGGTATTTTGATGATATGGTTCGCAAGATACGTAGTAAGCTTGGTGGAGAGCTTGTAAACACTCACAAAGCGACCAAGAGAATTATTCAAAATGAGCGGGAAGGATTACGGGGTAATTACGCTATGATCGCCGACCAATCGCCAAGACTTCAGCGTTCCAATCTATGGATGAAATTTATGGGTATTTCTGTTCCTGTTTTTGAAGGTTCTGAAAAACTGGCTCGTGGTCTGGATCTTAATGTAATCTACCTACATGTGGAAAAAACCGGCAGAGGATTTTATGAAGCTACGCTGGTTCCTATAACTGAAAATGCCCCGGAAGAACCGGAGCATTTTATTACTCAAAAGTTTTTTGAACTTCTCGAAAAGCAAATTCGTGAGAAACCGGAGTACTATCTCTGGACGCATAAACGCTGGAAACATAGAAATGAACCTGTTCCAGAAGGAGCTACCAGAGTAAGTTAG
- a CDS encoding rhomboid family intramembrane serine protease encodes MGELSLVTLVIIAANALISFKGFSDETFFNKYKFSTSDIQRGSKFQIFTSGFLHVDTSHLFVNMLTLYFFANVVIWQLGSVAFLIIYLGSLLLGNLLSYYFHKNDPYYTAVGASGAVMGILYSAILLQPDMTLGLFFIIPVPAYIFGIGYLLYTIYGMKRRTDNIGHDAHFGGATGGYILTMILAPWVLESHLLMVILLAVPIVILFFLQRTGYLSK; translated from the coding sequence ATGGGAGAATTGAGCCTGGTCACGCTGGTGATCATAGCGGCAAATGCATTAATTTCTTTTAAAGGTTTTAGCGATGAGACCTTCTTCAACAAGTACAAGTTCAGTACTTCAGATATTCAAAGAGGTTCTAAATTTCAAATATTCACATCGGGATTCCTCCATGTAGATACAAGCCACCTTTTTGTAAATATGCTAACGCTCTATTTCTTTGCAAATGTGGTTATCTGGCAGTTAGGCTCTGTAGCTTTTCTTATTATCTATCTTGGGAGTCTGTTACTGGGGAATTTATTGTCTTACTATTTCCATAAAAATGATCCGTATTATACGGCCGTAGGTGCCAGTGGTGCGGTCATGGGAATTTTATATTCTGCCATACTATTACAACCAGATATGACGCTTGGTTTGTTCTTTATCATACCTGTTCCCGCTTACATCTTCGGAATAGGTTATTTACTTTATACTATTTATGGAATGAAGCGCAGAACAGATAATATTGGTCATGATGCGCACTTTGGCGGTGCTACCGGTGGATATATTCTAACGATGATTCTGGCACCCTGGGTGTTGGAAAGTCACTTGCTAATGGTTATTTTACTAGCTGTGCCTATCGTAATATTGTTCTTTCTTCAAAGAACCGGGTATCTATCTAAGTAA
- a CDS encoding TlpA disulfide reductase family protein: MKKFLFLFSSVLFLLTGCGEDKGYYLSGDVKGVENGTKIYISELDGKTRSPKAVDTAIVQDEKFELDMKEMDLPALSFLRIEGVNGNLVFIAENEKLKFNINKDSIRSSRVSGGQENEALYEYLDHMKEMNRKIGKMQKEARTAMIQKDTAKLKSIQATETELKDNDRKAKEEIFSRNTDTFLAVTLLADMLSSKSHSSKEVRDMFSEVSDRIKQTDMAKDLKSELEKMKNAETGSKAPDFEAPTPDGEMLALSDRMGQVTVVDFWAAWCKPCRIENPNLVNTYNKYKDQGLNIISVSLDRPGQKDRWVQAIKDDKLEQWDHVSNLQFWQDPVARLYGITAIPATYILDKDGIIVAKNLRGDALAEKIGELLN, translated from the coding sequence ATGAAGAAATTCTTATTCTTATTTAGCTCAGTCCTTTTCTTATTAACCGGATGTGGAGAAGATAAAGGTTATTATTTAAGTGGTGATGTGAAGGGTGTTGAAAATGGGACTAAAATCTATATATCAGAACTGGATGGAAAGACTCGTTCACCAAAAGCAGTAGATACAGCCATCGTTCAGGATGAGAAATTCGAATTGGATATGAAAGAAATGGATCTTCCTGCTCTAAGTTTTTTGCGTATCGAAGGAGTGAATGGAAATCTTGTATTTATTGCTGAAAACGAAAAACTGAAATTCAACATCAATAAAGACAGTATTCGTAGTTCACGTGTTAGTGGCGGACAGGAAAACGAAGCTCTTTACGAGTATCTGGATCATATGAAAGAAATGAACCGGAAGATCGGGAAAATGCAGAAGGAAGCGAGAACTGCAATGATACAGAAGGATACTGCAAAACTGAAGAGTATTCAGGCAACCGAAACCGAGCTTAAAGACAATGATCGTAAAGCTAAAGAAGAAATCTTCAGTCGGAATACAGATACTTTCCTCGCCGTTACTTTGCTTGCAGATATGTTGAGTTCAAAAAGCCATAGCTCCAAGGAAGTTCGCGATATGTTTAGTGAAGTTTCAGATCGTATCAAGCAAACTGATATGGCAAAAGATCTGAAGAGTGAATTAGAGAAGATGAAAAACGCTGAAACAGGATCTAAGGCACCAGATTTTGAAGCTCCTACACCAGATGGTGAAATGCTCGCACTTTCTGATCGCATGGGCCAGGTTACCGTAGTAGATTTCTGGGCGGCATGGTGTAAGCCTTGTAGAATAGAAAATCCAAACCTGGTTAATACTTATAACAAGTACAAAGATCAGGGCTTAAATATTATTAGTGTAAGTCTTGACCGACCAGGACAGAAAGACCGATGGGTACAGGCTATTAAAGATGATAAACTTGAACAATGGGATCATGTTTCTAATCTTCAGTTCTGGCAGGATCCTGTAGCAAGGTTATACGGAATCACAGCAATCCCGGCGACTTATATTCTTGATAAAGACGGAATCATTGTAGCGAAGAATCTTCGTGGTGATGCCTTAGCTGAAAAGATTGGTGAACTACTGAATTAA
- a CDS encoding GAF domain-containing protein — translation MLQQLKDFPFDIQISFHKVIEEYQKELDEIESEISREYMQKMLDHVSQFPELSEGFSDPKLLKKYHAPINILLDDLFPNILSNNEIKAAAVPFHNILFNVSKRLKAILNNAGKDFKLKFRHMDDELIYIFSSIQILKSYGYKIDISRPLYYDIPDEDGIKRHYRISMNADFVDIIRKDDAPEVTQKDVDILLQNVDDIELWKEKIPPHSYIFKGFTIVNLTDVTIDDAISELKTTLLFEEVNEEEELAKLQEIFRSIYNISDLRVGFTVFNKKDMVFERMDNKEAQSFILDEVLMNDCESGICEKGFKTLIDDNAYFTISNVESYARKYDNLLSKNLIKNDVKSCLLAPVAKNGKLLGILELASSRKNELNSINAIKLDDILPYIVTTVERNRNDFENRIKAVIQSECTSIHPSVLWVFEREAKKFIKDLDKDGLASFKDITFKDVFPLYGQIDIVASSEARNNAIKSDLMDQLEIIMNIIDKAYKIEELPIYDQVKYRVSDFKEELQDRLNASSEQKVFNLLKKEVNPLMSHLKKQSEEIRELVEEYTGMLNPETGLVYNHRKKYDETVQQINRTMSRYIDKRQVQAQNIYPHYFERYKTDGVDHNMYIGASMANKRPFNKVYLFNLRLWQLSTMCEMENRFYQLQERTPVMLEAASLILVFNSTMSIRYRMDEKKFDVDGTYNARYEIIKKRIDKAFVKGTEERVTQKGKLTIVYSQASDEREYLQYIKYLQAKNYFGDNVELLELEDVQGVVGLKAIRVNILYSPDSNHPERTINYEDLMEELH, via the coding sequence ATGTTGCAGCAATTAAAAGATTTTCCATTCGATATACAGATCAGTTTTCATAAGGTGATCGAAGAGTATCAAAAGGAGCTTGATGAGATAGAAAGTGAGATTTCCAGGGAATACATGCAGAAAATGCTTGATCATGTTAGTCAATTTCCGGAATTATCTGAAGGATTTTCAGACCCAAAACTTTTAAAGAAATATCACGCTCCCATTAATATCTTGCTGGATGATCTGTTTCCGAACATTTTATCTAATAACGAGATCAAAGCTGCAGCAGTTCCATTCCATAATATTCTCTTCAATGTTTCCAAACGACTAAAAGCTATTCTGAATAATGCCGGAAAAGATTTTAAGTTGAAGTTCAGGCATATGGATGATGAGCTAATTTATATCTTTTCGAGTATACAGATTTTAAAATCCTATGGGTACAAAATAGATATCTCGAGACCTCTGTACTATGATATTCCAGATGAAGATGGAATAAAACGTCATTACAGAATATCCATGAATGCTGATTTTGTCGATATCATTCGTAAAGATGATGCACCGGAAGTTACACAGAAAGATGTGGATATTCTATTGCAAAATGTAGATGATATCGAACTCTGGAAGGAAAAGATTCCTCCGCACAGTTATATTTTCAAAGGTTTTACCATCGTTAATTTAACCGATGTTACTATAGATGATGCTATTTCAGAATTAAAAACTACCCTGCTTTTCGAAGAAGTGAATGAAGAGGAAGAGTTGGCCAAACTTCAGGAGATTTTCCGTTCAATATATAACATTTCAGACCTTCGGGTTGGTTTCACCGTATTCAATAAAAAGGATATGGTTTTTGAAAGAATGGATAATAAAGAGGCTCAAAGTTTTATCCTTGACGAAGTTCTGATGAATGATTGTGAGTCGGGAATCTGTGAAAAAGGCTTCAAAACCCTGATAGATGACAATGCCTATTTCACTATTTCCAATGTAGAGTCTTATGCGCGTAAATATGACAATTTACTATCTAAGAATCTTATTAAGAACGATGTAAAAAGCTGTCTCTTAGCTCCGGTTGCGAAGAATGGTAAGCTTCTGGGAATTTTGGAATTGGCCTCCAGTAGAAAGAATGAGCTAAATAGTATTAATGCTATAAAGCTAGACGATATTCTGCCTTATATCGTGACTACGGTGGAGAGAAACCGGAACGATTTTGAAAACAGAATAAAGGCGGTAATCCAGAGTGAGTGTACCTCTATTCATCCAAGTGTTCTTTGGGTATTTGAGAGAGAAGCCAAGAAGTTTATCAAGGATCTGGATAAGGATGGACTTGCTTCTTTTAAGGATATAACTTTTAAGGACGTTTTTCCATTATATGGCCAGATTGACATCGTTGCATCTTCTGAAGCCAGGAACAACGCAATCAAAAGTGATCTTATGGATCAGCTGGAGATTATCATGAACATCATTGACAAGGCATACAAAATTGAAGAACTTCCAATTTATGATCAGGTAAAGTATCGGGTTTCAGATTTTAAAGAAGAACTACAGGATAGACTGAATGCCAGTAGTGAACAGAAAGTTTTTAATTTACTGAAGAAGGAAGTGAACCCTTTAATGAGCCATTTGAAAAAACAGTCGGAGGAAATAAGGGAGCTTGTTGAGGAATATACGGGCATGCTCAATCCTGAAACCGGATTGGTTTATAATCACCGTAAGAAGTATGACGAGACAGTACAGCAAATAAATCGTACCATGTCCCGCTATATTGATAAAAGGCAGGTGCAGGCTCAGAATATCTATCCGCATTACTTTGAGAGGTATAAAACTGATGGAGTAGACCATAATATGTATATAGGCGCTTCCATGGCCAACAAGCGACCTTTTAACAAGGTCTATTTGTTTAATCTGAGATTGTGGCAGTTGAGCACTATGTGCGAAATGGAGAACAGGTTCTATCAATTACAGGAAAGAACTCCCGTAATGCTTGAAGCGGCTTCTTTAATTCTAGTTTTTAATAGTACAATGTCTATAAGATACAGAATGGATGAGAAAAAGTTCGATGTAGATGGAACTTATAATGCTCGTTATGAGATTATTAAAAAACGTATTGACAAGGCATTTGTAAAAGGTACCGAGGAGCGTGTAACTCAAAAAGGCAAACTTACAATTGTCTACTCCCAGGCAAGCGATGAACGAGAGTATTTACAGTATATCAAATACCTTCAGGCAAAGAATTACTTCGGTGATAATGTTGAATTGTTGGAACTGGAAGATGTACAGGGAGTGGTAGGGCTTAAAGCAATAAGGGTGAACATATTATATTCACCCGATTCCAATCATCCAGAAAGAACGATCAATTATGAAGATCTAATGGAGGAACTACATTAA
- a CDS encoding Pycsar system effector family protein: MNNLVEKAEKFVEDLFKEKLPNTFIYHNYQHTQRVVKSTKELIENSEINVKDKEALLLAAWLHDTGYIHTYRGHEDKSAEIAEEFLLKENATQDLIDLVKQYILVTNFSNIPKTPGEKIIRDADSSHFGKEYFEETSEFLRQELEMHNIKNFTNAEWLEENIHVFTEKHTYYTDYALQEWNPKKEENLLELIEDKNKQEKKLKKEEHKARMKAKYKNENPERSIQTLFRVTLRNHIKLSDIADTKANILLSVNAIIISLALANLIPKLEAESNKHLLIPSLVLVLFSVASIILSILSTRPNVTTGEFTKEQVKNRNVNLLFFGNYHKMPFDQFKWGMNQLIKDKDYVYEMLMLDLHLLGKVLHRKYFLLRMTYTVFMLGIIISVIAFILAFYLM, from the coding sequence ATGAATAATCTCGTTGAGAAAGCTGAAAAATTTGTTGAAGATTTATTTAAAGAAAAGTTACCTAACACCTTTATTTATCATAACTACCAGCATACTCAGCGTGTGGTTAAAAGTACTAAAGAATTAATCGAGAATTCTGAAATTAATGTTAAAGACAAGGAGGCACTACTCCTGGCTGCATGGCTTCATGACACCGGTTATATTCATACTTACAGAGGGCATGAAGATAAGAGTGCAGAGATCGCGGAAGAATTTCTTCTGAAGGAAAACGCTACTCAGGATCTTATAGATTTGGTAAAGCAATATATCCTTGTAACCAATTTCAGCAATATTCCAAAAACACCCGGTGAGAAAATAATACGTGATGCCGATAGCTCTCACTTTGGTAAGGAATACTTTGAAGAAACCAGTGAATTCCTGAGACAGGAACTGGAAATGCATAATATCAAGAACTTCACTAATGCGGAATGGCTTGAAGAGAACATCCATGTTTTTACTGAAAAGCATACCTATTATACAGATTATGCCCTGCAGGAATGGAACCCAAAAAAGGAAGAAAATTTGCTTGAGCTTATAGAAGATAAGAATAAGCAGGAAAAGAAATTAAAGAAAGAAGAGCATAAAGCCAGAATGAAGGCTAAGTATAAGAATGAGAATCCAGAGAGAAGTATTCAGACGCTGTTCAGGGTTACTCTTCGAAATCATATAAAACTGAGTGACATTGCCGATACTAAGGCCAACATTTTACTTTCGGTAAATGCGATCATCATTTCACTGGCACTTGCCAACCTGATCCCTAAACTGGAAGCAGAATCTAACAAACATTTGCTAATACCAAGTTTGGTACTAGTACTTTTCAGTGTGGCGTCAATTATTCTTTCGATCCTGTCTACCAGACCCAACGTTACAACCGGAGAGTTCACTAAAGAACAGGTTAAGAACAGGAATGTGAATCTTTTATTCTTCGGAAATTACCATAAGATGCCTTTTGATCAATTCAAATGGGGTATGAACCAGTTGATCAAGGATAAAGATTATGTATACGAAATGTTGATGCTGGATCTTCACCTTTTAGGTAAGGTACTACATCGAAAGTATTTCCTACTAAGAATGACCTATACGGTATTTATGTTAGGAATTATTATTTCGGTAATCGCCTTTATTCTGGCTTTTTACTTAATGTAG
- a CDS encoding metallophosphoesterase gives MKKVKLLAGILTILMVISCASLEPKYRDGESTSDFGYPSNREIEKSFYLLGDGGYSPPGGSSLGLLAFKSYLDSVKKTENISIFLGDNIYPDGMPAEGSSGREEAEYRLDAQLDAIENYEGKVVFIPGNHDWYNEKLEGLDRQKDYLKERFEDILVWSPEIGCGMESIEVSDNIQMIVIDSQWYLEDWNDNPKINDNCEQIKTREAMFLEVESEIKKNQNKTILIALHHPIYTNGVHGGQYTFDRHIYPSQKKIPLPILGSLATLIRTTGGVSIQDAQNNRYKSLATRLSTIAQGSSRVIFASGHEHSLQYIEHDSVKQIVSGSGSKASYATLSNDGLFAYPGQGFAVLDVFKDGSSWVSFYGNQENKPKLLYQTEVLETPVPFELQDYPDEFPETYTTSIYTEEDTEKSPVHETVWGERYRELYGTEITMRTADLDTLYGGLEVVREGGGHQTVSLRVKDKQGREYNIRRVRKDALRFLQSVAFKNQPVENKLENTVAENLLTDFYTAAHPFGFMAIPELSDAAGVYHTNPEIFYLPKQEALGKYNSVHGDDIYMIVERPEEGWTGYESFGTPDHDIVSTSDMLERLRRDEKYLLDESVYVRSRLFDMLIGDWDRHQDQWRWAEIEEGDKHVFKAIPRDRDQVFSNFDGAFFGTLRAITGFANQFAVYGDDIKDVEWFNIAAMGLDRSLLQNTGKNTWIEQAEYIKENVTDEAIQKAFANLPEETTGEATQELIKNVQGRRDNLVDIANRYYEKLADLAIVTGTDKDDFIDIERLTDGNTRVTITRNKEGERAEILSDKVYKKDETNEIWVYGLDDDDKIFVKGEGKAAIFVRLIGGQNNDEYTITNGSKLKLYDHQSLPNTINELDNAKLRLTDNYEINTYDKDKKTFASGSILPDFSYNPDDAFNFQLEYVKAINRFKRNPFTSQHTVSAEYHSATNGFELGYEAEFANIVGKYNLQLGANFQSPDYSDNFFGFGNETNNPEDQLGMDYNRVGINEISAKAALVNKTPFGSFFGFTATFESIEVTENDNSYLSEVFTSSEEDIFQRKHFAGLDAMYRYESYDDVLVPTRGMLFELNLGAKLNTADIDRQFGYFKPYMGFYNALTRDRKLVLKTRAEAHINIGNEYEFYQSAQLGANSGLRGYRFERYSGKSSFGTGADLRYSFDTVSTNFLPFQLGIYGGYDLGRVWLNEKSSNQWHDSYGGGLWINSADAIQAKASVFAGSEGPRLQFSLGLKF, from the coding sequence ATGAAAAAAGTTAAACTTTTAGCCGGTATACTTACAATATTAATGGTCATTTCCTGTGCCAGTCTTGAGCCAAAATACAGGGATGGAGAATCAACTTCAGATTTTGGTTACCCTTCTAATAGAGAGATTGAAAAATCATTTTACCTGCTGGGTGATGGTGGTTATTCTCCACCGGGTGGTTCTTCACTAGGTCTGTTAGCCTTCAAATCTTACCTTGATTCAGTAAAGAAAACGGAGAATATTTCAATTTTCTTAGGTGATAATATTTATCCTGACGGTATGCCTGCTGAAGGTTCTTCGGGAAGAGAAGAGGCTGAATATCGATTAGATGCACAGCTGGATGCGATCGAAAACTACGAGGGAAAAGTAGTTTTTATACCTGGAAATCATGACTGGTACAATGAAAAGTTAGAAGGTCTTGATAGACAGAAAGATTATTTGAAAGAGAGATTTGAAGATATTCTAGTATGGAGTCCGGAAATTGGCTGCGGAATGGAGTCTATTGAAGTTTCTGATAATATCCAGATGATTGTTATAGATTCCCAATGGTATTTAGAAGATTGGAATGACAATCCCAAGATCAACGATAATTGTGAACAGATCAAAACACGGGAAGCAATGTTCCTGGAAGTAGAATCTGAGATCAAAAAAAATCAGAATAAAACCATTCTAATTGCACTTCACCACCCAATCTATACGAATGGTGTACATGGTGGGCAATATACTTTCGACAGGCATATATATCCTTCACAAAAGAAAATCCCTCTTCCAATTTTAGGGTCTTTAGCTACATTGATCAGAACAACTGGTGGTGTGTCTATACAGGATGCTCAGAACAATCGATATAAATCTCTGGCAACACGCTTGAGTACCATTGCACAAGGTTCTTCGCGAGTGATCTTTGCTTCGGGACACGAACATTCCCTGCAGTATATTGAGCATGATAGTGTGAAGCAAATCGTTTCGGGTTCCGGTTCCAAAGCTTCTTATGCGACATTGAGTAATGACGGATTATTTGCATATCCGGGTCAGGGATTTGCGGTACTAGATGTTTTTAAGGATGGATCTTCCTGGGTAAGTTTCTACGGAAATCAGGAAAACAAACCTAAATTACTGTATCAAACTGAAGTTCTGGAAACTCCTGTACCATTCGAACTCCAGGATTATCCAGATGAATTTCCGGAAACTTATACGACTTCAATTTACACGGAAGAGGACACAGAGAAAAGTCCGGTTCATGAGACTGTATGGGGTGAACGATATCGGGAACTTTATGGTACTGAGATCACAATGAGAACTGCAGATCTGGATACACTTTATGGTGGGTTAGAAGTTGTTCGCGAAGGTGGAGGGCATCAAACCGTATCACTTAGAGTAAAAGATAAACAGGGACGAGAATATAATATTAGAAGAGTTCGAAAGGATGCACTTAGATTTCTGCAGAGTGTAGCTTTTAAAAATCAGCCAGTTGAAAATAAATTAGAAAATACGGTCGCAGAAAACTTGCTTACAGACTTTTATACCGCTGCACATCCGTTCGGATTTATGGCAATTCCAGAGCTTAGTGATGCTGCTGGCGTGTATCATACCAATCCTGAAATATTTTACCTGCCTAAGCAAGAAGCACTAGGAAAATACAATTCTGTGCATGGTGATGATATTTATATGATCGTTGAAAGACCTGAAGAAGGTTGGACAGGCTACGAATCCTTTGGGACTCCAGATCATGATATCGTAAGTACATCAGACATGCTGGAAAGACTGCGAAGAGATGAGAAATACTTGCTGGATGAGTCAGTATATGTTCGCTCGCGTCTGTTCGATATGCTTATTGGAGATTGGGACAGGCATCAGGATCAGTGGAGATGGGCCGAAATTGAAGAAGGGGATAAGCACGTATTCAAAGCTATTCCGAGGGATCGAGACCAGGTGTTCAGCAATTTTGATGGAGCGTTTTTTGGGACATTAAGAGCGATCACAGGATTTGCCAATCAATTCGCTGTGTATGGAGATGATATTAAAGACGTTGAATGGTTTAATATCGCTGCAATGGGACTGGATAGATCACTACTTCAGAATACCGGAAAAAATACCTGGATAGAGCAGGCTGAGTACATTAAAGAAAATGTAACCGATGAAGCTATTCAGAAGGCATTTGCTAATTTGCCCGAGGAAACTACAGGAGAGGCTACTCAGGAACTTATAAAAAACGTCCAGGGGAGAAGAGATAATTTGGTTGATATCGCAAATAGATATTACGAAAAATTAGCAGATCTCGCGATCGTAACCGGGACAGATAAGGACGATTTTATTGATATTGAAAGGTTGACTGATGGAAACACCCGGGTGACTATTACACGCAATAAGGAAGGAGAAAGAGCCGAAATATTAAGCGATAAAGTCTATAAAAAAGACGAAACAAATGAGATATGGGTTTATGGACTTGATGATGACGATAAAATTTTTGTAAAAGGCGAGGGGAAGGCAGCAATATTTGTACGACTGATTGGAGGTCAGAACAATGATGAATACACAATTACAAATGGTTCAAAATTAAAGCTTTATGATCATCAATCACTACCGAATACTATTAATGAATTAGACAACGCTAAACTTCGGCTTACAGACAATTACGAGATCAATACATACGATAAGGATAAAAAAACTTTTGCGTCGGGATCAATCTTGCCTGATTTTAGTTATAATCCAGATGATGCTTTTAATTTTCAGCTGGAATATGTGAAGGCCATCAATAGATTTAAGCGAAATCCTTTTACCTCTCAGCATACTGTTTCTGCGGAATACCATTCAGCAACAAATGGTTTTGAGTTAGGCTATGAGGCGGAGTTTGCTAATATTGTTGGAAAATACAACTTGCAATTAGGAGCTAATTTCCAAAGTCCGGATTATTCAGATAACTTCTTTGGCTTCGGAAATGAGACCAATAATCCTGAAGATCAACTAGGAATGGATTATAACCGGGTAGGGATTAATGAAATTTCAGCAAAAGCTGCATTAGTCAATAAGACTCCATTCGGTAGCTTTTTCGGATTCACAGCAACTTTTGAGTCTATTGAAGTAACCGAAAACGATAATAGTTATTTATCTGAAGTATTCACCAGTTCAGAAGAAGATATTTTTCAGAGAAAACATTTTGCGGGTCTGGATGCTATGTATCGATATGAAAGTTATGACGATGTTCTGGTTCCTACCAGAGGGATGCTGTTTGAGTTGAACCTGGGCGCAAAATTGAATACAGCAGATATTGATCGTCAATTTGGTTATTTCAAACCATATATGGGCTTTTATAACGCCTTAACCCGGGATAGAAAACTTGTTTTGAAGACTAGAGCAGAAGCACATATAAATATTGGAAATGAGTATGAGTTTTATCAATCGGCACAATTAGGAGCAAATAGCGGGCTAAGAGGTTATAGGTTTGAGAGGTATTCAGGAAAAAGTTCCTTTGGTACAGGTGCAGATCTAAGGTATTCGTTTGATACGGTATCTACGAACTTTCTACCTTTCCAGCTAGGGATCTACGGAGGATATGACCTTGGTAGGGTTTGGTTGAATGAAAAGTCTAGTAACCAATGGCATGATAGTTATGGTGGTGGACTTTGGATCAACAGTGCAGATGCTATACAAGCCAAGGCGAGCGTCTTCGCGGGAAGTGAAGGTCCAAGATTACAGTTTAGCCTAGGATTAAAGTTCTAA
- a CDS encoding mechanosensitive ion channel family protein, which produces MQEFNLQDSIKGIWDKLEGWLDTIILGLPNFLLAVVVFIVFVFIAKYVGKIFDKIFAKSIKQDSIRQMATKVIKAIVILIGFFIALGLLNLDTVLTSVLGAAGVVGLAIGLALQGTLNNTFSGLILSFLPELQIGDWVETNGFAGSVMEINLRNIVIKQSDNNYVIIPNGKIIEEPFKNFTRTARSRVFVNCGVGYSSDLEMVRELTIKTIEDIFPQRGNEEVELMFQEFGDSSINYVLRFWTDVSKNRDILIAQNTAIIAIKKAYDAKGINIPFPIRTIDFTNKLSVNKD; this is translated from the coding sequence ATGCAAGAATTTAATCTTCAGGATTCAATAAAAGGTATATGGGATAAATTAGAGGGATGGTTAGATACCATAATTCTTGGTCTTCCAAACTTCCTTCTCGCAGTGGTTGTCTTTATCGTTTTTGTTTTTATCGCGAAGTATGTCGGTAAAATCTTTGATAAGATTTTCGCTAAAAGTATCAAGCAAGATTCCATACGCCAGATGGCCACGAAAGTGATCAAAGCAATTGTTATCCTGATTGGTTTTTTCATTGCACTAGGATTATTAAATCTAGATACAGTCCTGACTTCAGTTCTTGGGGCAGCGGGAGTTGTTGGTTTAGCTATTGGTCTGGCTTTGCAAGGAACCTTAAACAATACTTTTTCAGGTTTAATCCTAAGTTTTCTCCCAGAATTACAAATTGGTGATTGGGTTGAAACTAACGGATTTGCAGGTTCGGTCATGGAGATCAATCTCAGAAATATAGTGATTAAGCAATCCGATAATAATTATGTTATTATTCCTAACGGAAAGATTATTGAAGAACCATTCAAAAATTTCACACGTACTGCTCGTTCAAGAGTATTCGTTAATTGTGGAGTTGGATATTCTTCAGACTTAGAAATGGTTAGAGAGCTTACTATTAAGACTATTGAAGATATTTTTCCGCAGAGAGGCAATGAAGAAGTTGAATTGATGTTTCAGGAATTTGGAGATAGTTCAATTAATTACGTCTTGAGATTCTGGACAGATGTTTCGAAGAATAGAGATATTCTTATAGCTCAGAATACAGCGATCATCGCTATTAAGAAAGCGTACGATGCGAAAGGAATCAATATTCCATTCCCTATTAGAACAATTGATTTTACCAATAAACTTTCAGTCAATAAGGACTAA